In the Candidatus Bathyarchaeia archaeon genome, one interval contains:
- a CDS encoding DUF5320 domain-containing protein, translating to MGWRYWPRGWWCPRHPWPPAWARGCGWWYPAPYPHRMDPSEELRALEDLRRDLEAELADLAKRIEELKRAAQGKG from the coding sequence ATGGGTTGGCGATATTGGCCTAGGGGATGGTGGTGCCCGAGGCATCCATGGCCCCCCGCATGGGCGAGGGGTTGTGGCTGGTGGTATCCGGCGCCTTATCCGCATAGAATGGATCCAAGCGAGGAGCTGAGGGCTCTCGAGGATCTCAGGAGGGATTTAGAGGCGGAGCTGGCGGATTTGGCCAAGCGCATCGAGGAGCTCAAGAGGGCGGCCCAAGGGAAGGGATAA